In Nocardioides sp. JQ2195, a genomic segment contains:
- the mreC gene encoding rod shape-determining protein MreC: MEKRWKGRDDLDKKERPSGSVLVALLLACATMITLDAHGGDDSPIEPARRVAGEAFGPIEVVTADVVRPFAAIPDWFGSRKDLREQVAELEAENSQLRHTVETADLDRNRLVEYDELTRTADDTGYDLVPAHVIAVGSGQSFSNTVTIDAGSNAGLHADMTVLNNDGLIGRVVRVTRTTATVVLVVDKESVVGGRLASSMEIGFLSGRGIIDGTGRLDLDLMDDSVTANAGDVVTTWGSEAGTPYVAGIPIGKVVSVINSPRETSRRAVIKPLVDFTSLDLVGVVVPKDSTSDRSVIRAEDGDE; encoded by the coding sequence ATGGAGAAGCGTTGGAAGGGTCGAGACGACCTGGACAAGAAGGAGCGTCCCTCCGGGTCCGTCCTGGTGGCGTTGCTGCTGGCCTGCGCCACGATGATCACCCTCGACGCCCACGGGGGCGACGACTCGCCGATCGAGCCCGCTCGTCGGGTGGCGGGCGAGGCGTTCGGCCCGATCGAGGTGGTCACCGCCGACGTGGTGCGCCCCTTTGCCGCCATCCCCGACTGGTTCGGCAGTCGCAAGGACCTGCGCGAGCAGGTGGCCGAGCTCGAGGCCGAGAACTCCCAGCTGCGCCACACTGTCGAGACCGCCGACCTCGACCGCAACCGCCTTGTCGAGTACGACGAGCTCACCCGCACCGCTGACGACACCGGCTACGACCTGGTCCCCGCCCACGTGATCGCGGTCGGATCCGGTCAGTCCTTCTCCAACACCGTCACCATCGACGCCGGCTCCAACGCCGGCCTCCACGCCGACATGACCGTGCTCAACAACGACGGCCTGATCGGTCGCGTCGTCCGGGTCACCCGCACGACGGCGACGGTGGTCCTCGTCGTCGACAAGGAGTCCGTGGTCGGTGGCCGGTTGGCCTCGAGCATGGAGATCGGCTTCCTCAGCGGCCGCGGGATCATCGACGGCACCGGGCGGCTCGACCTCGACCTGATGGATGACTCCGTGACGGCCAACGCCGGTGACGTGGTCACCACCTGGGGCAGCGAGGCCGGGACCCCCTACGTCGCGGGCATCCCGATCGGCAAGGTCGTCTCCGTGATCAACAGCCCTCGGGAGACGTCGCGGCGTGCCGTGATCAAGCCCCTGGTCGACTTCACCTCGCTCGACCTCGTGGGGGTGGTGGTGCCGAAGGACTCGACCTCCGACCGGTCCGTGATCAGGGCCGAGGACGGGGATGAGTGA
- the mreD gene encoding rod shape-determining protein MreD — translation MSEMTVMRGLVAFAVVALAVVLQVSLFPHFAWDGVVPNLALLVVVGAALVRGPQFAATLGFVAGVVIDLAPPADHVAGRWALALVVVGYLAGRVRQDARPHVLAAVGTVAAASFIGTSLFALSGLILNDPAVSVPDMLEVILVAVVWDVLLTPFVLPPVMTLFRRLEPAEVAW, via the coding sequence ATGAGTGAGATGACCGTCATGCGTGGTCTGGTCGCGTTCGCCGTCGTGGCGCTGGCCGTCGTGCTGCAGGTCAGCCTGTTCCCTCACTTCGCGTGGGACGGCGTGGTGCCCAACCTGGCCCTGCTGGTCGTGGTCGGCGCGGCGCTGGTCCGTGGACCCCAGTTCGCGGCCACCCTCGGCTTCGTCGCCGGTGTGGTGATCGACCTGGCCCCGCCGGCCGACCACGTCGCCGGGCGCTGGGCCCTGGCCCTCGTGGTCGTGGGCTACCTGGCCGGGCGGGTCCGCCAGGATGCCAGGCCCCATGTCCTGGCCGCCGTCGGCACCGTGGCGGCAGCCTCCTTCATCGGCACGTCCCTCTTCGCGCTCTCCGGGCTGATCCTGAACGACCCCGCCGTCAGCGTCCCCGACATGCTCGAGGTGATCCTCGTGGCCGTGGTCTGGGACGTGCTGCTGACGCCGTTCGTGCTGCCGCCGGTGATGACCTTGTTCCGGCGACTCGAGCCTGCCGAGGTGGCGTGGTGA
- the mrdA gene encoding penicillin-binding protein 2 codes for MALSTQQRSRLRLVVVQALVLSLFATLFARLWYLQVAAGEIYQAKAASQSIREIVLQPDRGLIVDAQGRPLVANRSSWVISVDRTTLGKLSDGKQRKLLHRVARAVDMEPRAIRARLLNCGDADAVARKCWNGSPYQPVPIATDVRTKVALLIKEQAEDYPGVLAQQESVRAYPQPYGVNAAHLLGYLSPITEGELAEAESADDVSVNGASQVGRAGVEKEYDRYLRGMPGYQRVEVNSMGQVMKEHSLDAGTPGDTLVTSIDAKVQATVEKQLAETIATARKTYDTVTHKNYVADSGAAVVMEVNSGRIVAMASQPTYDPSVWVNGITQAQLSRLYSEQAGTPLLSRATQGQFAPGSTWKPMMTIGALTNGYTTETRLNCSSAFQVGNRAFKNYESGAYGFIGFDKALEVSCNTFFYRVGYDFWRRYGSDVADVNAKDPLVEEAEEFGFGETTGIDLPAEASGRIADRAWKRGYYDAQKDYYCKLAKNPPKDASDFLRRFAHEFCVEGYAYRAGDAVNFAIGQGDTIVTPLQLARAYAAIGNGGTLWKPRIGKAVVDADGKLVKRIEPEKQGTVDLPDSVQGYVDTALKGVTRQGTMSWRMGGFPLDQVQIRSKTGSAEVYGKQSTSWVASYSDDYVVIMMVSQGGTGSGTSGPAVRKIWETLYGIEGEQVMPARSAIPDVLAGTKLPVFAEDGSILPPKQARH; via the coding sequence ATGGCGCTGTCCACCCAGCAGCGCAGCCGACTGCGGCTGGTCGTCGTCCAGGCCCTGGTGCTCAGTCTCTTCGCGACCCTGTTCGCGCGGCTCTGGTACCTCCAGGTCGCCGCCGGCGAGATCTACCAGGCCAAGGCAGCCTCCCAGTCGATCCGCGAGATCGTGCTGCAGCCCGACCGAGGCCTGATCGTGGACGCCCAAGGGCGCCCGCTGGTCGCGAACCGCAGCTCCTGGGTGATCTCGGTCGACCGCACCACCCTGGGCAAGCTCTCCGACGGCAAGCAACGCAAGCTGCTGCACCGGGTCGCCCGGGCCGTCGACATGGAGCCGAGGGCCATCCGCGCCCGATTGCTCAACTGCGGTGACGCCGACGCAGTCGCCCGCAAGTGCTGGAACGGCTCGCCGTACCAACCGGTGCCGATCGCCACCGACGTCAGGACCAAGGTCGCGCTGCTGATCAAGGAACAGGCCGAGGACTACCCCGGGGTGCTGGCCCAGCAGGAGTCCGTGCGCGCCTACCCCCAGCCGTACGGCGTGAACGCCGCGCACCTGCTCGGCTACCTCAGTCCGATCACCGAGGGAGAGCTGGCCGAGGCGGAGTCCGCCGACGACGTCTCCGTGAACGGCGCCTCCCAGGTCGGCCGGGCCGGGGTCGAGAAGGAGTACGACCGCTACCTGCGCGGGATGCCCGGCTACCAGCGCGTCGAGGTGAACTCGATGGGCCAGGTGATGAAGGAGCACAGCCTCGATGCGGGCACGCCGGGGGACACCCTGGTCACCAGCATCGACGCGAAGGTGCAGGCGACGGTCGAGAAGCAGCTCGCCGAGACGATCGCCACCGCGCGCAAGACCTACGACACGGTCACCCACAAGAACTACGTCGCCGACTCAGGGGCGGCGGTGGTCATGGAGGTGAACTCCGGACGCATCGTCGCGATGGCCAGCCAGCCGACGTACGACCCGTCGGTCTGGGTCAACGGGATCACCCAGGCCCAGCTCTCCCGGCTCTACTCCGAGCAGGCCGGCACGCCGCTGCTGTCGCGAGCCACCCAGGGGCAGTTCGCACCCGGATCGACCTGGAAGCCGATGATGACCATCGGGGCACTGACCAACGGCTACACCACCGAAACCCGGCTCAACTGCTCCTCGGCCTTCCAGGTCGGCAACCGGGCGTTCAAGAACTACGAGTCCGGCGCCTACGGGTTCATCGGCTTCGACAAGGCCCTCGAGGTCTCCTGCAACACCTTCTTCTACCGCGTCGGCTATGACTTCTGGCGCCGCTACGGCTCCGACGTGGCCGACGTGAATGCCAAGGACCCCCTGGTCGAGGAGGCCGAGGAGTTCGGCTTCGGTGAGACCACGGGCATCGACCTGCCGGCCGAGGCCTCCGGACGGATCGCCGACCGGGCCTGGAAGCGCGGCTACTACGACGCGCAGAAGGACTACTACTGCAAGCTGGCGAAGAACCCCCCGAAGGACGCCAGCGACTTCCTGCGTCGCTTCGCGCACGAGTTCTGCGTCGAGGGCTACGCCTACCGAGCCGGTGACGCGGTGAACTTCGCGATCGGGCAGGGCGACACGATCGTCACCCCGCTGCAGCTGGCTCGCGCCTACGCGGCGATCGGCAACGGCGGCACCCTGTGGAAGCCGCGCATCGGCAAGGCCGTGGTCGACGCCGACGGCAAGCTGGTCAAGCGCATCGAGCCCGAGAAGCAGGGCACCGTCGACCTCCCCGACTCGGTCCAGGGGTACGTCGACACCGCTCTCAAGGGCGTGACCCGCCAGGGCACCATGTCCTGGCGGATGGGCGGCTTCCCGCTGGACCAGGTGCAGATCCGCTCCAAGACGGGATCCGCCGAGGTCTACGGCAAGCAGTCCACCTCGTGGGTGGCCTCCTACTCCGACGACTACGTGGTGATCATGATGGTGTCCCAGGGTGGAACCGGGTCGGGCACCTCGGGTCCGGCGGTGCGCAAGATCTGGGAGACGCTCTACGGCATCGAGGGTGAGCAGGTCATGCCTGCCCGGTCCGCGATCCCCGACGTCCTGGCCGGGACGAAGCTGCCCGTCTTCGCCGAGGACGGCTCGATCCTCCCCCCGAAGCAGGCGAGGCACTGA
- the rodA gene encoding rod shape-determining protein RodA, translated as MARRAPGLDWILMFASLALVVLGSVLVWSATSHRDDLTGGDSSTYLKKQLVNVAIGVVLMVIVMATDHRWVRIVAPLVYFASVIGLVLVLVMGTTVNGSRSWLMLGGLSIQPSEFAKLAVVIGMALLVAERAEGSWRKRVGTGDVVAMLAIAALPAALILVQPDLGTMLVLTACVFGVLAISGAPRIWLGGLVCAGVMVAWVAVAAGFLKDYQVDRFMAFTNPELDPRGAGYNVEQARIAIGNGGVFGQGLFDGSQTRSGFVPEQHTDFIFTVAGEELGLIGAGVLIALLAIVVWRALSIATHSEDMFGRVAAAGIACWVGFQAFQNIGMCLGIMPVTGVPLPFVSYGGSSMFAGMLAIGLLQNVHLRSTSSLPTRFTAPARARAVSS; from the coding sequence ATGGCCCGCCGCGCACCCGGGCTCGACTGGATCCTGATGTTCGCGTCCCTGGCGCTCGTCGTCCTCGGGTCGGTCCTGGTCTGGTCGGCCACCTCCCACCGTGACGACCTGACCGGCGGCGACTCCTCGACGTACCTGAAGAAGCAGCTGGTCAACGTCGCCATCGGCGTGGTGCTGATGGTGATCGTGATGGCCACCGACCACCGTTGGGTCCGGATCGTCGCGCCGCTGGTCTACTTCGCGTCGGTGATCGGGTTGGTGCTCGTGCTGGTCATGGGCACCACCGTGAACGGTTCCCGCTCCTGGTTGATGCTGGGCGGCCTCTCGATCCAGCCGTCGGAGTTCGCCAAGCTGGCGGTGGTGATCGGCATGGCCCTGCTGGTGGCCGAGCGCGCCGAGGGGTCCTGGCGCAAGCGCGTCGGCACGGGTGACGTGGTCGCCATGCTGGCCATCGCCGCCCTTCCGGCCGCCCTGATCCTGGTGCAGCCCGACCTCGGCACCATGCTCGTGCTGACGGCGTGCGTCTTCGGCGTGCTGGCGATCTCCGGCGCCCCGCGGATCTGGCTCGGCGGCCTCGTCTGTGCCGGCGTCATGGTGGCCTGGGTGGCCGTGGCCGCCGGCTTCCTCAAGGACTACCAGGTCGATCGCTTCATGGCCTTCACCAACCCCGAGCTGGACCCACGCGGTGCCGGCTACAACGTGGAGCAGGCGCGCATCGCCATCGGCAACGGAGGCGTCTTCGGGCAGGGCCTCTTCGACGGGTCCCAGACCCGCTCCGGCTTCGTGCCCGAGCAGCACACCGACTTCATCTTCACCGTCGCGGGAGAGGAGCTGGGCCTGATCGGTGCCGGCGTCCTCATCGCGCTGCTGGCCATCGTGGTCTGGCGGGCGCTGTCGATCGCCACGCACTCCGAGGACATGTTCGGCCGGGTCGCCGCCGCCGGGATCGCGTGCTGGGTGGGCTTCCAGGCCTTCCAGAACATCGGCATGTGCTTGGGCATCATGCCGGTCACCGGGGTCCCGTTGCCCTTCGTGTCCTACGGTGGCTCCTCGATGTTCGCCGGCATGCTGGCGATCGGACTGCTCCAGAACGTCCACCTGCGCTCCACGTCGTCGCTCCCGACCCGCTTCACCGCCCCCGCGCGGGCCCGCGCCGTCTCCTCCTGA
- a CDS encoding TIGR03960 family B12-binding radical SAM protein — protein sequence MGSDLLDSDGRTGHASVFERLEPRLPTVQKPIQYVGGELNSTLKDWDCAPDGPTVRWALMYPDAYEVGLPNQGVAILYEVLNERDWILAERTYSVWPDMEKVMREGDEHGPIPQFTVDNHRPVRAFDVFGLSFSTELGYTNMLNALSLAQIPLHAVERTDDDPIVLSGGHASFNPEPIADFVDAVVLGDGEEIVLAVSEVIREWKEERSRPGGEHIDRDELLRRLAMSNNVYVPKFYDVSYDDATGQIAAVVPNVPGVPDRVRKHTLMDLDAWPYPAKPLVPLAETVHERFSVEIFRGCTRGCRFCQAGMITRPVRERSIETIGAMVENGIRKSGFEEVGLLSLSSADHTEIGDVAKGLADRYEDSNVSLSLPSTRVDAFNISLANEFSRNGRRSGLTFAPEGGSERMRKVINKMVSEEDLIRTVSAAYSHGWRQVKLYFMCGLPTETDEDVLEIADLAKKVIAEGRAVSGRNDIRCTVSIGGFVPKAHTPFQWAAQLDHETTDSRLQKLRDVIRADKKFARAIGFRYHDGRPGIIEGLLSRGDRRVGRIIEEVWRDGGRFDGWSEHFSFERWEAAAERALDGTGVDLEWFTTRERELEETLPWDHLDSGLDKDWLWADWEDALDPDSIDVEDCRWTPCYDCGVCPEMNTEIQIGPTGQKLLPLSVV from the coding sequence GTGGGTTCCGACTTGCTCGACAGCGATGGCCGAACCGGCCACGCCAGCGTCTTCGAGCGCCTCGAGCCGCGCCTGCCAACGGTGCAGAAGCCGATCCAGTACGTCGGCGGCGAGCTCAACTCGACCCTCAAGGACTGGGACTGCGCGCCCGACGGCCCGACCGTCCGCTGGGCGCTGATGTACCCCGACGCCTACGAGGTGGGCCTGCCCAACCAGGGCGTCGCGATCCTCTATGAAGTGCTCAACGAGCGCGACTGGATCCTTGCCGAGCGCACCTACTCCGTGTGGCCCGACATGGAGAAGGTCATGCGCGAGGGCGACGAGCACGGTCCGATCCCACAGTTCACTGTCGACAACCACCGACCGGTACGAGCCTTCGACGTCTTCGGCCTGAGCTTCTCCACCGAGCTCGGCTACACCAACATGCTCAATGCGCTCTCGCTGGCGCAGATCCCGCTCCATGCGGTGGAACGCACCGACGACGACCCGATCGTCCTCTCCGGTGGCCACGCGTCCTTCAATCCCGAGCCCATCGCCGACTTCGTCGACGCCGTCGTGCTCGGTGATGGTGAGGAGATCGTGCTCGCGGTCTCCGAGGTGATCCGTGAGTGGAAGGAAGAACGCAGCAGGCCCGGCGGCGAACACATTGACAGGGACGAGCTGCTGCGTCGCCTGGCGATGAGCAACAACGTCTACGTGCCGAAGTTCTACGACGTGTCGTACGACGACGCGACCGGCCAGATCGCCGCGGTCGTGCCGAACGTCCCCGGCGTTCCCGACCGGGTGCGCAAGCACACGCTCATGGACCTCGACGCGTGGCCCTACCCCGCCAAGCCGCTGGTGCCGCTCGCGGAGACGGTCCACGAACGCTTCTCGGTCGAGATCTTCCGCGGCTGCACCCGCGGCTGCCGTTTCTGCCAGGCCGGCATGATCACCCGACCGGTGCGCGAGCGCTCCATCGAGACCATCGGTGCAATGGTCGAGAACGGCATCCGCAAGTCTGGCTTCGAAGAGGTCGGCCTGCTGTCGCTCTCGAGTGCCGACCACACCGAGATCGGTGACGTGGCCAAGGGCTTGGCCGACCGCTACGAGGATTCCAACGTCTCGTTGTCGCTGCCCTCGACGCGCGTGGATGCGTTCAACATCTCGCTGGCCAACGAGTTCTCCCGCAACGGGCGCCGCTCCGGTCTCACCTTCGCTCCCGAGGGTGGCAGTGAGCGGATGCGCAAGGTCATCAACAAGATGGTCAGCGAGGAAGATCTGATCCGCACGGTCTCGGCTGCCTACTCGCACGGCTGGCGTCAGGTGAAGCTCTACTTCATGTGCGGGCTGCCCACCGAGACCGATGAAGACGTCCTGGAGATCGCCGACCTGGCCAAGAAGGTCATCGCCGAGGGACGCGCGGTCTCGGGTCGCAACGACATCCGCTGCACGGTCTCGATCGGTGGCTTCGTGCCGAAGGCGCACACCCCGTTCCAGTGGGCCGCGCAACTCGACCACGAGACCACCGACTCGCGCCTGCAGAAGCTGCGCGACGTGATCCGTGCCGACAAGAAGTTCGCCCGCGCCATCGGCTTCCGTTACCACGACGGCCGACCCGGCATCATCGAAGGACTGCTCTCCCGCGGTGACCGCCGCGTCGGTCGCATCATCGAGGAGGTCTGGCGAGACGGGGGCCGCTTCGACGGTTGGAGCGAGCACTTCTCCTTCGAGCGCTGGGAGGCCGCGGCCGAGCGAGCCCTTGACGGCACCGGCGTCGACCTCGAGTGGTTCACCACCCGTGAGCGCGAGCTCGAGGAGACCCTTCCGTGGGACCACCTCGACTCCGGTCTCGACAAGGACTGGCTCTGGGCCGACTGGGAGGACGCTCTCGACCCCGACTCGATCGACGTCGAGGACTGCCGATGGACGCCCTGCTACGACTGCGGCGTCTGTCCTGAGATGAACACCGAGATCCAGATCGGCCCCACGGGCCAGAAGCTGCTGCCGCTTTCGGTGGTCTGA
- a CDS encoding ATP-binding protein, protein MARLIHLNGAPGVGKSTLAERYAAAHPGVLNCDIDRLRCLIGGWEDDFDGAGDVVRPLALAMIGAHLAGGRDVVLPQMLARDSERARFAAVAIDNGHEFVHVLLQAGPGQARARFHGRAPDDALFVAIRRSVEQQGGDRVIDVLDRHLASSGSDAVLDASRDLDATCSALRELLQRAE, encoded by the coding sequence ATGGCCAGACTGATCCATCTCAACGGGGCTCCTGGGGTGGGCAAGAGCACTCTCGCCGAGCGGTACGCCGCCGCGCACCCGGGCGTGCTCAACTGCGACATCGATCGGTTGCGGTGCCTGATCGGCGGCTGGGAGGACGACTTCGACGGCGCCGGGGACGTCGTACGCCCGTTGGCGCTGGCCATGATCGGTGCGCACCTGGCCGGCGGGCGCGACGTCGTGCTCCCACAGATGCTCGCGCGAGATTCGGAGCGTGCGCGCTTCGCTGCGGTGGCGATCGACAACGGGCACGAGTTCGTTCACGTGCTCCTGCAGGCAGGGCCGGGACAGGCGCGGGCGCGCTTCCATGGTCGCGCACCTGACGATGCACTCTTCGTCGCGATCCGACGGTCAGTGGAGCAACAGGGCGGCGACCGGGTCATCGACGTTCTCGACCGACACCTGGCCAGCTCGGGGTCCGACGCAGTGCTCGACGCGAGTCGTGACCTCGACGCGACCTGCAGTGCGCTCCGCGAGCTCCTGCAGCGCGCCGAGTAG
- a CDS encoding MFS transporter, which translates to MILAAIVLLSVNLRPAAVSVGPVLAEVTDGLRMSHTVAGVLTSLPVIAFAGFGAVAPWLAGRLGVHRVTLAALVTVAVGLGLRAVVDSPAVFLLLSLVALAGMAAANVLLPSLVKLHFPDRVGPVTALYTTSLAVGLTCALTLTVPVADAFGGWRAGLGVWAIVAVVAALPWVRMIGHDQHLDAAPHTITLVQVARTRLGLAMALFFGLQSLQAYAVFGWFAQLWRDNGYSATHAGLLVGLLAAVSIPLSLWIPAAAARRTSQRGVLLSVMACYPIGYVGLMLAPHSLAVLWAALVGIGACTFPLILTMIGLRSRTPAGTAALSGFTQSAGYLLAAVGPFTVGAIYDGTGGWTWPLGFLLALTVPQLLIGWYAAAPRFVEDELRVVDARTAPS; encoded by the coding sequence TTGATCCTGGCTGCCATCGTCCTGCTGTCGGTCAACCTCCGCCCCGCGGCGGTCAGCGTCGGGCCGGTGCTCGCCGAGGTCACCGACGGCCTGCGTATGTCGCACACCGTGGCCGGGGTGCTCACCTCGCTCCCGGTGATCGCGTTCGCCGGCTTCGGGGCCGTCGCTCCGTGGCTGGCGGGTCGGCTCGGGGTGCACCGGGTCACCCTCGCGGCCCTCGTCACCGTGGCCGTCGGCCTCGGGCTGCGGGCCGTGGTCGACTCCCCCGCCGTGTTCCTGCTGCTGTCCCTCGTGGCGCTGGCTGGCATGGCCGCGGCCAACGTCTTGCTGCCCTCGCTGGTCAAGCTGCACTTCCCCGACCGGGTCGGACCGGTCACCGCGCTCTACACGACCTCCCTGGCCGTCGGCCTGACCTGCGCCCTCACGCTGACGGTGCCGGTCGCCGATGCCTTCGGCGGCTGGCGGGCCGGTCTGGGCGTGTGGGCGATCGTGGCCGTGGTGGCCGCGTTGCCGTGGGTGCGGATGATCGGCCACGACCAGCACCTCGACGCGGCGCCGCACACGATCACCCTGGTCCAGGTCGCGCGCACCCGCCTGGGGCTGGCGATGGCGCTGTTCTTCGGCCTCCAGTCACTGCAGGCCTACGCCGTCTTCGGCTGGTTCGCCCAGCTCTGGCGCGACAACGGCTACTCCGCGACCCATGCCGGACTCCTGGTCGGCCTGCTGGCCGCAGTCAGCATCCCGCTCTCGCTGTGGATCCCGGCCGCGGCCGCACGTCGTACCTCCCAGCGCGGCGTGCTCCTCTCGGTGATGGCCTGCTACCCGATCGGGTACGTCGGCCTGATGCTCGCGCCGCACTCGCTGGCGGTGCTCTGGGCGGCGCTGGTCGGCATCGGCGCCTGCACGTTCCCGCTGATCCTGACCATGATCGGGCTCCGCTCGCGCACCCCCGCCGGCACCGCGGCGCTGTCGGGCTTCACCCAGTCAGCCGGCTACCTGCTGGCCGCGGTCGGCCCGTTCACCGTCGGCGCGATCTATGACGGCACCGGCGGCTGGACCTGGCCGCTCGGCTTCCTGCTCGCGCTGACCGTCCCCCAGCTGCTCATCGGCTGGTACGCCGCCGCCCCCCGCTTCGTCGAGGACGAACTGCGTGTTGTTGATGCGCGAACTGCGCCTTCTTGA
- a CDS encoding DUF4190 domain-containing protein yields MNQPPNPPGSGSGDHSHSGDENLPPTHSSYGDQPSYGGQPSYGDQPSYGDQPSYGDQPAYGQQPYGQQQPYGQPYGQQQPYGQPYGQPAYDPNNPYGAWQGGNDAGKGTDGLSIAAFVISLVCCPLGIIAVILGFIGLGRTKNGQRKGRWAAVAAIIIGIIGTLLSIGIGVAVFVLESKTIDLDNAEVGQCANIDVNDDSVMMTKKDCSDEHDGEIVYVGTFDEVTSSGFMPTNPDDVTDAGVAYGVCSTLLGESKAGEIDTALDGKVEYGIANEDNNPSDDEKFLCYVKRSDDEKVDKKIS; encoded by the coding sequence ATGAACCAGCCTCCCAACCCTCCCGGATCCGGTTCGGGCGACCACAGCCACTCCGGTGACGAGAACCTGCCCCCGACGCACTCGTCGTACGGCGACCAGCCGTCGTACGGCGGCCAACCGTCGTACGGCGACCAGCCGTCGTACGGCGACCAACCGTCGTACGGCGACCAACCGGCGTACGGCCAGCAGCCCTACGGGCAGCAGCAGCCGTACGGTCAGCCCTACGGGCAGCAGCAGCCGTACGGTCAGCCCTACGGGCAACCTGCCTACGACCCCAACAACCCGTACGGCGCCTGGCAGGGCGGCAACGACGCGGGGAAGGGCACCGACGGTCTGTCCATCGCGGCGTTCGTGATCAGCCTCGTCTGCTGCCCCCTCGGCATCATCGCGGTCATCCTCGGGTTCATCGGCCTGGGCCGGACCAAGAACGGCCAGCGCAAGGGCCGTTGGGCCGCCGTCGCCGCGATCATCATCGGCATCATCGGCACCCTGCTCAGCATCGGCATCGGCGTCGCGGTCTTCGTCCTCGAGTCGAAGACCATCGACCTCGACAACGCCGAGGTCGGCCAGTGCGCCAACATCGACGTCAACGATGACTCGGTGATGATGACGAAGAAGGACTGCAGCGACGAGCACGACGGAGAGATCGTCTACGTCGGCACCTTCGACGAGGTCACCAGCTCGGGGTTCATGCCGACCAACCCTGACGACGTCACTGACGCGGGCGTTGCCTACGGTGTCTGCTCCACGCTCCTCGGCGAGAGCAAGGCCGGCGAGATCGACACCGCCCTCGACGGCAAGGTCGAGTACGGCATCGCCAACGAGGACAACAACCCCTCCGACGACGAGAAGTTCCTCTGCTACGTCAAGCGCAGCGACGACGAGAAGGTCGACAAGAAGATCTCCTGA
- a CDS encoding winged helix DNA-binding domain-containing protein produces the protein MQHIDDDQRRARLAGRHGIAPSHRFHDPVEVVRAMTVLHATEAASVHLAVAARSGCCVADVDAALYDDRSLVKQLAMRRTLFVFPRDLLPAAWGSASSRVAQQEHGRISRDVVRSGIADDGDRWLARAGAAVLDFVRDGDRSTAEIREAVPEISGTVTVGSATSKWGGEVPVAPRVLTWLGARGLLVRGVNSGHWRLARARWTTVDDWLGEEPRPLTPEAGYAELVRRWLATFGPGTTKDIQWWLGSTATAARRALVDVAAVEVSLDGGATGWVLPDDLEPVDPVGDWAALLPVLDPTTMGWKQRDFYLRPQDTPFLFDSNGNAGTTAWWNGRIVGCWVQDDQGVVSVVPREPLSRAATSALATEADRLTAWLGGVRISSVYSSRQMKSARLP, from the coding sequence ATGCAGCACATCGACGACGACCAGCGTCGGGCTCGCCTGGCCGGGCGCCACGGCATCGCCCCGTCCCACAGGTTCCACGATCCGGTGGAGGTGGTCCGGGCCATGACCGTGCTGCACGCGACCGAGGCAGCCAGCGTCCACCTGGCCGTGGCCGCCCGGTCGGGGTGCTGCGTCGCCGACGTCGACGCCGCGTTGTACGACGACCGCAGCCTCGTCAAGCAGCTGGCGATGCGGCGCACCCTCTTCGTCTTCCCCCGCGACCTGCTGCCGGCAGCCTGGGGGAGCGCCTCGTCACGCGTCGCCCAGCAGGAGCACGGCAGGATCAGCAGGGACGTGGTCCGATCGGGTATCGCCGACGACGGTGACCGCTGGCTGGCGCGCGCGGGGGCAGCGGTGCTCGACTTCGTCCGGGACGGTGACCGCTCCACGGCCGAGATCCGCGAGGCGGTGCCCGAGATCAGCGGCACGGTCACCGTCGGGTCGGCCACGTCCAAGTGGGGCGGCGAGGTTCCCGTGGCGCCGCGTGTGCTCACTTGGCTCGGAGCTCGCGGGCTGCTGGTCCGGGGCGTCAACTCAGGTCACTGGCGCCTGGCCCGCGCCCGATGGACCACGGTCGACGACTGGCTCGGGGAGGAGCCCCGCCCGCTGACACCCGAGGCGGGGTACGCCGAGCTCGTGCGCCGTTGGCTGGCGACGTTCGGCCCGGGAACCACCAAGGACATCCAGTGGTGGCTCGGTTCGACGGCGACCGCTGCCCGCCGGGCGCTGGTGGACGTGGCGGCCGTCGAGGTGTCCCTCGACGGTGGAGCCACGGGTTGGGTGCTGCCCGATGACCTTGAGCCGGTGGACCCGGTCGGTGACTGGGCGGCCCTGCTCCCGGTGCTCGACCCGACCACCATGGGGTGGAAGCAACGAGACTTCTACCTCCGCCCCCAGGACACGCCCTTCCTCTTCGACAGCAACGGCAACGCGGGGACGACCGCGTGGTGGAACGGTCGGATCGTCGGCTGCTGGGTGCAGGACGACCAGGGTGTGGTCTCGGTGGTGCCGCGGGAGCCCCTGTCGCGGGCCGCCACGAGCGCGTTGGCCACCGAGGCCGACCGGCTGACGGCCTGGCTCGGCGGCGTGCGCATCTCCAGCGTCTACTCCTCACGGCAGATGAAATCGGCTCGGCTGCCCTGA